One part of the Desulfovibrio litoralis DSM 11393 genome encodes these proteins:
- the argS gene encoding arginine--tRNA ligase, giving the protein MRTYSYKDHLLLKLQELVANLGYNWSDKITLEAPKDEKFGDLALNIAMVLAKEAKQAPRTLATLFVEKIKEVEPEIENIDIAGPGFLNIKFKPSFWQSFIARVQAEKDGYGRSDYGRNRKFQVEFVSANPTGPLHIGHGRGAAVGDSLARVLRFSGFNVESEYYINDAGRQMRLLGTSVYVRILELAGKNPELPEDWYKGEYIIDLAKELLDKQPEILELERNKAEDLCFEYAKDSILAGIKQDLIDFRVFHDIWFSELSLVSSGAVKKALDELKTRDEAYEKDGALWFRSTKYGDEKDRVLVKNDGSLTYFASDIAYHHNKYERGFEFIVDVWGADHHGYIPRMKAAVEALGKPAESFDVVLVQLVNLLKNGEQIAMSTRAGKFETLADVLTEVGVDAARFMFLSRKSDSPLDFDMELVKQRTMENPVYYVQYAHARIKALFRKAEEKNFELQEIASPKYHAMLNDNDALSLLRRIAAWEEVACSAAKTLSPHHISHFLLDLAGATHSYYANNPILKTEDKDLILSRMSMLDAVRQVLANGLELLGVTAPESM; this is encoded by the coding sequence ATGCGTACCTATTCTTATAAAGACCATCTTTTATTAAAACTTCAAGAATTGGTGGCGAACCTTGGCTATAATTGGTCTGATAAAATCACCTTGGAAGCTCCGAAAGATGAAAAATTTGGAGACTTGGCTTTAAATATTGCTATGGTTTTAGCGAAAGAAGCAAAACAAGCACCAAGAACTTTGGCAACTTTGTTTGTTGAAAAAATTAAAGAAGTTGAACCTGAAATAGAAAATATTGATATTGCAGGCCCCGGTTTTTTAAATATAAAATTTAAACCAAGTTTTTGGCAAAGTTTTATTGCAAGAGTTCAAGCAGAAAAAGACGGTTACGGGCGTTCAGACTATGGACGCAATCGCAAATTTCAGGTTGAATTTGTTTCGGCTAACCCGACCGGCCCTTTGCATATAGGACATGGACGCGGTGCGGCTGTGGGTGATTCTCTCGCCCGAGTCTTGCGTTTTTCGGGTTTTAATGTTGAATCGGAATATTATATTAATGATGCCGGTCGCCAGATGCGTTTATTGGGAACTTCCGTTTATGTGCGTATTTTAGAACTTGCGGGTAAAAACCCCGAACTTCCCGAAGACTGGTATAAAGGCGAATATATTATTGATTTAGCTAAAGAGCTATTAGATAAACAGCCTGAAATTTTAGAGTTAGAGCGTAATAAAGCAGAAGACCTTTGCTTTGAATATGCCAAAGACAGTATTTTGGCAGGTATTAAACAAGACCTGATTGATTTTAGAGTATTTCACGATATTTGGTTTTCTGAACTGTCTTTAGTTTCGAGCGGAGCAGTAAAAAAGGCTCTTGATGAACTAAAAACCAGAGACGAAGCTTATGAAAAAGACGGTGCTTTATGGTTTCGCTCTACAAAATATGGCGATGAAAAAGATAGAGTTTTAGTTAAAAATGATGGTTCTTTAACTTACTTTGCCTCTGATATTGCTTATCATCATAATAAATATGAGCGTGGTTTTGAATTTATTGTTGATGTTTGGGGTGCTGATCATCATGGTTATATTCCTCGCATGAAAGCGGCGGTTGAAGCCTTGGGAAAACCTGCGGAATCTTTTGACGTAGTTTTGGTTCAGTTGGTCAACCTTTTGAAAAACGGTGAACAAATTGCCATGTCTACTCGTGCCGGAAAGTTTGAAACTCTCGCCGATGTTTTAACCGAAGTTGGCGTTGATGCGGCGCGCTTTATGTTTCTTTCTCGAAAAAGCGATAGTCCGCTTGATTTTGATATGGAATTGGTCAAACAACGCACTATGGAAAACCCCGTATATTACGTTCAATATGCTCATGCCCGTATTAAGGCATTGTTTAGGAAAGCAGAAGAAAAGAATTTTGAGTTGCAAGAAATTGCTTCGCCTAAATATCATGCAATGTTAAATGATAATGATGCACTTTCTTTGTTGCGTCGAATCGCAGCTTGGGAAGAGGTTGCCTGTTCCGCTGCCAAGACTCTTTCACCTCACCATATCAGCCATTTTTTGTTGGATTTAGCAGGAGCAACACACAGCTATTATGCCAATAATCCTATTTTAAAAACAGAAGACAAAGACTTGATTCTTTCTCGTATGAGCATGCTTGATGCTGTAAGACAAGTTTTGGCAAATGGCTTAGAATTATTAGGCGTAACTGCTCCTGAGAGTATGTAG
- a CDS encoding SPOR domain-containing protein: MAFFKRTVENGRKRYAFELSLSGLISFVGSILACIVWAFILGIILGRGYNPAENVPQLAVGLSQNTNNTENTPLRVVEKNSDGIIKAEELQFRDDLKDGQPTGTSQSVAQNKPVQPVKNLPVVIPDPKKQTQVNNNLDQANKVQQEELKKNQLAEAQNQQVIKQALNQIEDKKNTTNKKPESKTPEPKVSTSEPRFHYVYQVAASKDQSQAEQALKQISGIGIKGRLERQDGWIKILVDFVGTPDETQALKDALAKIKITRIIMRDKKPAS, from the coding sequence ATGGCTTTTTTTAAAAGAACTGTAGAAAACGGAAGAAAGCGTTATGCTTTTGAATTGTCATTGTCGGGCTTAATTTCTTTTGTCGGTTCTATTTTGGCTTGTATTGTTTGGGCTTTTATTTTAGGCATTATCTTAGGACGTGGCTACAATCCCGCTGAAAACGTTCCTCAGCTTGCCGTTGGGCTTTCTCAAAACACAAATAATACCGAAAACACGCCTCTTCGAGTTGTTGAAAAAAATTCTGACGGCATTATTAAAGCCGAAGAATTACAGTTTCGCGACGATTTAAAAGATGGACAACCCACGGGAACTAGCCAAAGCGTTGCACAAAACAAACCTGTTCAACCTGTAAAGAACCTGCCTGTTGTTATACCCGACCCTAAAAAGCAAACCCAAGTCAATAATAACTTGGACCAAGCAAACAAAGTTCAACAAGAAGAGTTAAAAAAGAACCAATTGGCTGAAGCTCAAAATCAACAAGTAATTAAACAGGCTTTGAACCAGATTGAAGACAAGAAAAATACGACGAATAAAAAACCTGAGTCTAAAACGCCGGAACCTAAAGTCTCCACTTCTGAACCTCGTTTCCATTATGTTTATCAAGTTGCCGCTTCAAAAGATCAGAGCCAAGCGGAGCAAGCCTTAAAACAAATTTCCGGAATCGGAATTAAGGGACGGCTTGAACGTCAAGACGGTTGGATAAAAATATTGGTAGATTTTGTGGGAACACCCGACGAAACTCAAGCATTAAAAGATGCTCTGGCTAAAATCAAGATTACTCGTATCATAATGCGAGATAAAAAACCCGCATCATAA
- a CDS encoding glycosyltransferase family 2 protein, with product MFEYSIIIPVYNKYQLTHDCLLSLKDCIKHDNFEVIVVDNASSDESECEIPKLGTKLFSQRFTYIRNNENRNFAGACNQGAKVAKSDFLCFLNNDTIMTNDWDQPLLHALKTEAKLGAVGPVLLYADNTVQHIGITVKPQGCISHFYRLFPAEHKVVKKRRKLNFITAAVLMIHKNKFFAAGAFNEAYKNGFEDIELCFKLRELGFELSVIPESTVYHLESQSPGRKDSELNNANIFNTNFPIIPVDWQNILLDDGYLFSLNENFYMDIDIPKEHIIYSQSLQCQTTNDLASLLETEPYWQEGYTHLANIFEEHKDFYRALDVYKKQSYFVLNQALIDNANKILAKLDKSTTQSLVDISSLDKELLNSHKPERIRAIYKTIMTALEKYPDTNLKALIKEWRKKYGVKYLAQQ from the coding sequence ATGTTTGAATATTCAATTATTATACCTGTATACAATAAATACCAACTTACTCATGATTGCTTGCTCAGTTTAAAAGACTGTATCAAACACGACAATTTTGAAGTGATTGTCGTTGACAACGCCTCAAGCGATGAAAGCGAATGCGAAATTCCCAAACTCGGAACAAAACTTTTTTCGCAACGTTTTACTTACATACGCAATAATGAAAATCGTAACTTCGCAGGAGCTTGCAATCAAGGGGCAAAAGTTGCAAAATCTGATTTTCTTTGCTTTTTGAACAACGATACGATTATGACCAATGATTGGGATCAACCTTTGCTTCATGCACTCAAAACAGAAGCAAAACTTGGTGCGGTTGGTCCTGTTTTGCTTTATGCCGACAATACTGTTCAACATATTGGAATTACTGTTAAACCTCAAGGTTGTATCAGTCATTTTTATCGTTTGTTTCCGGCGGAACATAAAGTTGTAAAAAAAAGAAGAAAACTTAATTTTATTACGGCTGCCGTTTTAATGATTCATAAAAATAAATTTTTTGCTGCCGGTGCTTTTAATGAAGCATATAAAAACGGTTTTGAAGATATTGAGTTGTGTTTTAAATTACGAGAACTTGGTTTTGAACTAAGCGTTATTCCCGAGTCAACGGTTTATCATTTAGAAAGCCAAAGCCCCGGTCGTAAAGATAGCGAGCTTAATAATGCTAACATTTTTAACACAAATTTTCCGATTATTCCCGTAGACTGGCAAAATATTTTATTGGACGACGGCTATCTTTTTTCCCTTAATGAAAACTTTTATATGGATATTGATATTCCAAAAGAACATATTATTTACTCTCAAAGTCTACAATGCCAAACGACAAATGACTTAGCAAGTTTACTGGAAACAGAACCTTATTGGCAAGAAGGTTATACTCATCTTGCTAATATATTTGAAGAACACAAAGATTTTTATAGAGCCTTAGATGTATATAAAAAACAAAGCTATTTTGTTTTGAACCAAGCTCTAATTGACAATGCGAATAAAATTTTAGCTAAATTGGACAAATCAACAACCCAATCGTTAGTAGATATATCGTCTCTTGACAAAGAGCTCTTAAATTCTCACAAGCCGGAACGTATAAGAGCAATATATAAAACAATAATGACAGCTCTCGAGAAATATCCCGATACAAACTTAAAGGCTTTGATAAAAGAATGGCGTAAAAAATATGGAGTAAAATATTTAGCTCAACAATAA
- the lpxB gene encoding lipid-A-disaccharide synthase gives MSVEKDKKAPKIWINAGEVSGDIHGGALLTALLKKNNKIQAVGMGGTELEKAGMKNLFRVEELSVMGFVEIFAKLPKIYSLLKNIKKALEVEKPDLLICIDAPSFNFRVIKIAKRLNIPVVYYISPKIWAWGAKRALFLKQNVRRILSILPFEPEFYKRFDMEIDYIGNPLVELVNFKELKDIPTLKKRIGLLPGSREKEINTLMPRFAAAAEILYKQDTKLNFHCVVAPGINPNKIQELWNKNGGLNITLTLHDSNLRYEFIRSCEFIIAASGTATLETALLQVPTIVTYVVSPLTYFLGKRFVKINYVSLPNLILNEEVFPELLQEKCLPENLAKVASVWLEDKENFQTQDSYKILTPTEVKKKLQNLALLLGDENALERAAQIIATELKL, from the coding sequence ATGTCTGTTGAAAAAGATAAAAAAGCGCCAAAAATCTGGATCAATGCGGGAGAAGTTTCCGGAGACATTCACGGAGGGGCGTTATTAACCGCTCTTTTAAAAAAAAATAATAAGATACAAGCCGTGGGCATGGGCGGAACAGAGCTTGAAAAAGCCGGCATGAAAAACTTGTTTAGAGTAGAAGAACTCTCTGTTATGGGTTTTGTGGAAATCTTTGCAAAACTGCCTAAAATTTATTCATTGTTAAAAAACATTAAAAAAGCCTTAGAAGTCGAAAAACCCGATTTATTAATTTGCATTGACGCACCTTCGTTTAACTTTAGGGTTATTAAAATAGCAAAACGCCTTAATATACCTGTTGTTTATTATATTAGCCCCAAAATTTGGGCATGGGGAGCAAAAAGAGCTTTATTCTTAAAACAAAATGTACGTCGCATTCTTTCAATTTTACCTTTTGAACCCGAGTTTTACAAACGCTTTGACATGGAAATAGATTATATTGGTAACCCGTTGGTTGAATTAGTAAATTTTAAAGAATTAAAAGATATTCCAACGCTGAAAAAACGTATAGGTTTATTGCCGGGTAGCCGAGAAAAAGAAATTAATACCTTAATGCCTCGCTTTGCCGCCGCCGCTGAAATTTTATACAAGCAAGATACCAAACTTAATTTTCATTGTGTAGTTGCCCCCGGAATAAATCCAAATAAAATTCAAGAGTTGTGGAATAAAAACGGCGGGTTAAATATCACTTTAACCTTGCATGACTCTAATTTGCGTTATGAATTTATTCGTTCTTGTGAATTTATTATCGCCGCCTCAGGCACGGCAACTTTAGAAACAGCTCTGCTTCAAGTGCCTACGATAGTAACTTATGTGGTTTCGCCTTTGACTTATTTTTTAGGTAAACGTTTTGTCAAAATAAACTATGTCTCTCTACCTAATTTGATTTTAAACGAAGAAGTTTTCCCCGAACTTTTACAAGAAAAATGCCTGCCGGAAAACTTGGCAAAGGTTGCATCAGTCTGGCTCGAGGATAAAGAAAATTTTCAGACTCAAGATTCATACAAAATATTAACTCCTACCGAAGTTAAAAAGAAACTGCAAAACTTAGCTCTTTTACTTGGTGATGAAAACGCATTAGAAAGAGCTGCTCAAATAATTGCCACAGAATTAAAGCTTTAA
- a CDS encoding nucleoside recognition domain-containing protein — protein sequence MNSLFSTSIRIFKEETRHSLRVFYKLVTMVLPVIILVKIATELKLINYLALPLEPIMSFVGLPKLMGLVLATGMIAGINSSILLYISLMPELGPVSVADISVFSVMLLIAHGLPVEGRVSSYCGFNFWRHVVLRLSGALSAGFILRQIYTYTGYAQEPAKLFWNISTQNSFSDNPWILWGISQAKSFSIMFVVIWLLIVIMRILKELNLLQLLNGTVSPFLRLLGISKNASSITVIGMLAGLLYGGGLIMEEVRKGQVDKKDVFAAMFFMSLTHSIIEDTALLMLIGADFYGIFVFRILFSFILTAVFMQFFSKKNGNNTLATSSS from the coding sequence ATGAATAGCTTATTTTCCACTTCTATCCGCATTTTTAAAGAAGAGACACGACATAGTTTAAGAGTTTTTTATAAATTAGTAACTATGGTCTTACCCGTTATTATTTTAGTTAAAATAGCCACCGAACTGAAACTGATAAATTATCTTGCCCTGCCTTTAGAACCAATTATGAGTTTTGTTGGGCTTCCTAAACTTATGGGTTTAGTGCTTGCAACAGGTATGATCGCCGGCATTAACAGCTCTATCTTACTCTATATAAGTTTAATGCCCGAACTTGGTCCGGTTAGCGTTGCTGATATTTCAGTTTTTTCGGTGATGCTCCTAATTGCACACGGCTTACCCGTTGAAGGTCGCGTTTCGTCTTATTGCGGGTTTAATTTTTGGCGACACGTTGTTTTGCGTTTGAGCGGGGCTTTAAGCGCCGGTTTTATTTTACGCCAAATTTATACTTATACGGGCTACGCTCAAGAACCTGCCAAATTATTTTGGAATATTTCAACTCAAAACAGCTTTTCGGATAACCCTTGGATTCTTTGGGGAATCTCTCAAGCCAAAAGTTTTTCTATCATGTTTGTTGTAATTTGGCTTTTGATTGTAATAATGCGTATTTTAAAAGAGCTTAATTTACTTCAACTGCTCAACGGAACCGTTAGTCCGTTTTTACGCCTCTTGGGCATAAGCAAAAACGCTTCAAGTATTACTGTTATAGGAATGCTCGCCGGATTACTTTATGGTGGCGGTTTAATTATGGAAGAGGTGAGAAAAGGGCAGGTCGATAAAAAAGACGTTTTTGCCGCCATGTTTTTTATGTCGCTGACCCATTCCATTATCGAAGACACTGCCTTGCTTATGTTAATCGGTGCTGATTTTTATGGCATTTTTGTGTTTAGAATATTATTTTCATTTATTTTAACAGCTGTTTTTATGCAGTTTTTCTCCAAAAAAAATGGAAATAACACACTGGCAACTTCATCGAGTTAA
- the pseC gene encoding UDP-4-amino-4,6-dideoxy-N-acetyl-beta-L-altrosamine transaminase: protein MSDSSSLPFIPYGKQWIDEDDISAVVEVLRSDWLTTGPKVTEFENAVAAFCGAKHAASYANGTAALHGALFALGIKKDDEVIVPTLTFAASSNAVLFLGAKPVFADVDPDTLLIDPKKIEALITPKTKAIIGVDYAGQPCDWVALQAIAKKHKLKLLADACHSIGGEFNSKKVGTLADITVFSFHPVKQLTTGEGGMALTDSDEYAERLRLFRGHGITSDHRQREKTGAWFYEMQELGYNYRLTDIQSALGLSQLKKLPAFLKKRRELAKYYDQAFLGSEDIKPLKTDKNALHAYHLYVVRVPERDKVFKILRERGIGCNVHYIPVHLHPYYQREQGTKIGLCPVAEEAYGKIITLPLHYSLSEKDLERVVCELKNAIKA, encoded by the coding sequence ATGAGTGATTCATCTAGCCTACCCTTTATTCCATACGGAAAACAATGGATTGACGAAGACGACATTTCTGCCGTGGTTGAAGTGTTGCGTTCAGATTGGCTCACAACCGGACCAAAAGTAACAGAGTTTGAAAACGCTGTTGCCGCTTTTTGCGGAGCAAAACACGCCGCGTCTTATGCCAACGGAACAGCCGCCTTACACGGGGCTTTGTTTGCCCTTGGTATAAAAAAAGACGACGAGGTAATCGTTCCAACTCTGACTTTTGCCGCTTCTTCCAATGCCGTTTTATTTCTCGGTGCAAAACCTGTTTTTGCCGATGTTGACCCTGATACTTTGCTTATTGACCCTAAAAAAATAGAAGCGTTGATTACGCCCAAAACCAAGGCGATAATCGGCGTTGACTATGCCGGTCAACCTTGCGATTGGGTCGCCCTTCAAGCTATCGCCAAAAAACATAAGCTAAAACTTTTGGCTGATGCTTGTCATTCTATAGGTGGAGAGTTTAACTCTAAAAAAGTCGGAACGTTAGCAGATATAACGGTTTTTAGCTTTCACCCGGTCAAACAACTGACTACGGGCGAAGGCGGAATGGCCCTGACTGATTCCGATGAATATGCCGAACGTTTACGCCTTTTTAGAGGGCACGGCATCACTAGCGACCACCGCCAAAGAGAAAAAACAGGGGCGTGGTTTTACGAGATGCAAGAACTTGGCTATAACTATCGCCTAACAGACATACAATCAGCTTTAGGTCTTTCACAGCTCAAAAAACTACCTGCTTTTTTAAAAAAACGTAGAGAACTCGCAAAATATTACGATCAAGCTTTTTTAGGTTCAGAAGACATAAAACCGCTTAAAACCGATAAAAATGCCTTGCACGCATATCATCTTTATGTTGTGCGAGTGCCTGAGCGAGATAAAGTTTTTAAGATATTAAGAGAAAGAGGCATAGGTTGTAACGTCCATTATATCCCCGTTCACCTTCACCCTTACTATCAAAGAGAACAAGGCACAAAAATTGGTCTTTGTCCTGTTGCCGAAGAGGCATACGGAAAAATAATCACCTTGCCTTTACATTACAGCCTAAGCGAAAAAGACCTTGAAAGAGTAGTCTGCGAACTTAAAAACGCTATTAAAGCTTAA
- the pseB gene encoding UDP-N-acetylglucosamine 4,6-dehydratase (inverting): MLNNASILITGGTGSFGNACVEAILNNYKPRRLIIFSRDELKQFEMNQRFSTADYDCLRYFIGDVRDKERVSIALKDVDVVIHAAAMKHVPASEYNPTEAIKTNIVGATNIIDAASERGVSRVVALSTDKAVNPVNLYGATKLCSDKLFVAANAYTGCKTKFSVVRYGNVMGSRGSVIPFFAKKKAEGVLPITDPRMTRFWISLEDGVELVLNTVKNAFGGEIMVPKIPSMNIMDLAEAMAPGCPTKIVGIRAGEKIHECMIPAEDSRHTVDIGQYYVILPDTEIFNYQGDAKNAPRVSEGFEYDSGTNDWWLTIEEMRTLLTTMGYIK, translated from the coding sequence ATGTTAAACAATGCTTCTATTTTAATCACAGGTGGAACAGGCTCTTTTGGAAACGCTTGTGTCGAGGCAATTTTAAATAACTATAAGCCAAGAAGGCTGATTATTTTCAGTCGAGACGAACTTAAACAGTTCGAAATGAACCAACGCTTTTCAACTGCAGATTATGATTGTTTGCGTTATTTTATCGGTGATGTAAGAGACAAAGAAAGAGTCTCTATCGCTTTGAAAGACGTTGATGTGGTTATTCATGCCGCCGCAATGAAACACGTTCCGGCTTCCGAATATAACCCAACCGAAGCGATTAAAACCAATATTGTTGGTGCTACCAATATTATTGATGCCGCTTCCGAACGTGGCGTTTCTAGGGTTGTTGCCTTAAGCACAGACAAGGCTGTTAACCCGGTTAACCTTTATGGAGCAACCAAGCTTTGTTCCGATAAGCTGTTTGTTGCCGCTAACGCTTATACCGGCTGTAAAACAAAATTTTCAGTGGTGCGTTACGGAAACGTTATGGGCAGTCGCGGTAGCGTTATTCCTTTTTTTGCCAAGAAAAAAGCCGAGGGCGTTTTACCTATTACCGACCCACGCATGACCAGATTTTGGATCAGCCTCGAAGACGGCGTTGAACTCGTTTTAAATACCGTTAAAAACGCTTTTGGTGGCGAAATTATGGTTCCTAAAATTCCTAGTATGAATATTATGGACTTGGCGGAAGCAATGGCTCCGGGTTGTCCGACTAAAATTGTCGGTATAAGAGCGGGCGAAAAAATACATGAATGTATGATTCCGGCTGAAGATTCTCGTCATACTGTTGATATTGGACAATATTACGTTATCTTGCCCGATACGGAAATCTTTAATTATCAAGGCGATGCCAAAAATGCACCAAGAGTTTCCGAAGGCTTTGAATATGATTCAGGCACAAACGATTGGTGGCTAACAATTGAAGAAATGCGTACTTTGTTGACAACTATGGGATATATTAAATAA
- a CDS encoding Maf family nucleotide pyrophosphatase: MLTLLKNNMPIVLASGSLRRRDFLNNLGLKFKAIAPRTEVLPNINEEATSYSIRCCTEKANYVSEDIQRSNLSNKEELLQAAIISADTLIHYNGEIIGKPTSAEDNYNILCKLAGNTHEVISSFAILLPNKQLITNCDITKVTFWDCPKELLRAYANSSEGMDKAGGYAIQLGGAFLSSKIEGSITTVIAMPLSKLVKSLLKHNIVKTVV, encoded by the coding sequence ATGTTGACTCTTTTAAAAAACAATATGCCAATAGTCTTAGCCTCCGGCTCTTTAAGACGCAGAGATTTTTTAAATAATCTGGGTCTTAAATTTAAAGCAATAGCTCCAAGAACCGAAGTTCTTCCAAATATAAACGAAGAGGCCACAAGTTATTCTATTCGTTGTTGCACCGAAAAAGCCAATTATGTTTCAGAGGATATTCAAAGATCAAACCTCAGCAACAAAGAAGAATTATTACAAGCAGCTATTATTTCCGCCGATACACTTATTCATTATAATGGAGAAATTATCGGGAAGCCAACAAGTGCTGAAGACAACTATAATATCCTTTGCAAACTCGCAGGCAACACCCACGAAGTCATCAGCTCTTTTGCTATTCTTCTCCCCAATAAACAGCTTATTACCAATTGTGATATTACAAAAGTTACTTTTTGGGATTGTCCTAAAGAACTTTTGCGAGCTTATGCCAATAGCTCTGAGGGAATGGACAAAGCCGGTGGATATGCGATACAACTTGGCGGTGCTTTTTTAAGTTCAAAAATCGAAGGTTCAATCACAACCGTAATTGCCATGCCACTCTCAAAGCTAGTCAAATCGCTATTAAAACATAATATTGTAAAAACCGTAGTATAA